Below is a window of Fimbriimonadaceae bacterium DNA.
CCAGCTTCGGACCGGCGAAGTGACCAAAGTGGCCAAACACACCGTTTGCCTTCATGCCTTCCCACTGCACATAGCCCACACAAACCAACGCCAGCGCAATGTTAAAGCTGAGGTCGCCGCTCGGGGCTGCCGGGAAGAAGAGCGAAACCATGTTCGAGACGAACACGACCAGCCAGATGGTCATCATCATCGGGATGTATCGGCGGCCGTGGCCGCCAATGATGCCCACCGTCATATTTTCGATGAAAAGGTAAAGCTGTTCGTAGAGCTGCGCAATGGGGTTCTTGATAACCTTAGCGTTGAGCCCAGACTTCGACATTGCCATCGAACCGAAGATCACGGCAAGAACAATGAGGAGATAAATGAAGAGGCCCGCATAGCTCATAGCGTGGCTTGTTTCACCACCCTCGCTAGCAACCAAATGCATTCCTATCTGTTGAAAATCGCCCATACGAAGATATGGGCCTTAGCGCCGAGCCAAGGCCCATCCGACCAGCGCGAAGTATACCATCCCAAGTCCGATCAGAAAGCAAGGCATGGCGGGACCTCCGACACGCTGCATAGCGAGCCCGAGACCGATCAAAATCGGCAGC
It encodes the following:
- a CDS encoding F0F1 ATP synthase subunit A encodes the protein MSYAGLFIYLLIVLAVIFGSMAMSKSGLNAKVIKNPIAQLYEQLYLFIENMTVGIIGGHGRRYIPMMMTIWLVVFVSNMVSLFFPAAPSGDLSFNIALALVCVGYVQWEGMKANGVFGHFGHFAGPKLGLALIPITLMIFVIEIISEVMKNVSLSLRLFGNIHGGHEAVVKLNEIGAPIYVPLGFFLLPIKFLTCIVQALIFTLLTCVYISLVTHHEEEHGGHDEGHGEMAHAH